The Candidatus Dormiibacterota bacterium sequence GCAGACGGGGCAGTCTTCGGTAAAACGCTGACGCGAGCCGGCCGTCGAATCGACGCCAACGTGGTTGTGCTCTCCGCGGTAGATGAGTAGGATGCGAACGACCCCGTTGCCAGCGGCGACGGTATTTCGCCGCGTTGGTGGCAAGGTGTCCAGCCGTCAAGCCACGCACAACGGCCTTGTATCCGCTCGGCGCCTCCACTCGGCCATACAGGTGGCACTCCACCTGCGATAATCATAGGGTGAAGCGCATTGAAACCGTGCGACTCTACCCGACCGCATCTCAAGACGCGGCGCTTCACCACGCGCTCCACGTCACGCGCCATCTTTACAACGCTGCGCTCCAGCAGCGCAAAGACGCCTATCGGCTGCGTGGTGTGAGCGTCTCGATGAGGATGCAGTATGCCGAGGTGACCGCGCTACGCAAGGAATCCGAGCATCTCGCCGGGGTCTATCGCGAGATCGAAGATGCGGTGCTACGCCGGTTGGATCTGGCGATGCAGGCGTTCTTTCGGCGATGCAAGCGGGACGAAACGCCCGGCTTCCCACGCTTCAAGGCTGCGCGCCGCTGGCGCCAGATCACCTATCCGCATGGCGATCGCGCGCTGAAGTTCGATGCGACGCAGCACCGCGTCCGCATTCCGGGCGTAGGTAGCGTGAAGCTGCGTAAGGGGCGCGCCGTGCCGCCGTTTGGCCGTGCGTGGCTGGTCTGCAAGCTCGGGCGCTGGTACGCCCAGTTTGAGTGCGAGCGCGCGGTCGAGCCTTTGCCGGAAACCGGGCACGCGATTGGG is a genomic window containing:
- a CDS encoding CPXCG motif-containing cysteine-rich protein — translated: MPPTRRNTVAAGNGVVRILLIYRGEHNHVGVDSTAGSRQRFTEDCPVCCSPIQFAVRIQQGGDPVG
- a CDS encoding transposase, which produces MKRIETVRLYPTASQDAALHHALHVTRHLYNAALQQRKDAYRLRGVSVSMRMQYAEVTALRKESEHLAGVYREIEDAVLRRLDLAMQAFFRRCKRDETPGFPRFKAARRWRQITYPHGDRALKFDATQHRVRIPGVGSVKLRKGRAVPPFGRAWLVCKLGRWYAQFECERAVEPLPETGHAIG